A stretch of the Papaver somniferum cultivar HN1 chromosome 6, ASM357369v1, whole genome shotgun sequence genome encodes the following:
- the LOC113286668 gene encoding uncharacterized protein LOC113286668, with translation MNLTRQQHSALMSQEVNRHMESIIETRLTRDKMKKDFATIEALTKEPEDEKAYSAKQEKKVDKYRTAEGSYRNQILCLSKERDDSRKEVTRLLTEVQAVQDDFDDMVASSTRLAKMARKNTQDYLVSIHTGHLDQHGIPHPLFPLEVFSDDEQHSDCEETIVGEDDPIVEDANEQPSEHPEDSPTRVDAKSGEDGDEIIVTEGLSLQQQS, from the exons CAG GAGGTTAACCGTCACATGGAGAGTATAATCGAAACTCGTCTTACTCGCGATAAAATGAAGAAGGATTTTGCTACAATCGAGGCTCTGACTAAGGAACCTGAGGATGAGAAAGCGTATTCTGCCAAACAGGAGAAGAAGGTGGACAAATATCGCA CTGCCGAGGGAAGCTATAGGAATCAAATCCTCTGCCTTTCTAAAGAAAGGGATGACTCTCGCAAGGAAGTTACTCGTTTGTTAACCGAAGTTCAGGCTGTCCAAGACGACTTCGACGATATGGTGGCTAGCTCAACTCGGCTTGCAAAGATGGCTCGGAAGAATACTCAAGATTACCTCGTTTCCATTCACACTGGTCACCTCGACCAGCATGGCATTCCACATCCCCTATTTCCTCTTGAAGTGTTTTCCGATGACGAGCAgcattctgattgtgaggaaacTATTGTGGGCGAAGATGATCCTATAGTGGAGGATGCCAATGAACAACCCTCTGAACACCCCGAGGATTCCCCTACTAGGGTCGATGCTAAGTCCGGTGAGGATGGAGATGAGATAATAGTTACTGAGGGTCTTTCTCTTCAACAACAATCTTAA